The following nucleotide sequence is from Psilocybe cubensis strain MGC-MH-2018 chromosome 13, whole genome shotgun sequence.
CGATCTACCATCCAGCAGCTCGACTAACCTCGACCATGAGTTTGATGTCACCGTTGTGGGCGATGAGGACAATGAACACGATTCGGAGAATGGTGATCCAGCGAAAGAGATATGTATACCTCCCCAGAGCCTCCAGGTACGCCCGTTAGCCCCGTAGTTTCGATGGACGTAACTCATCTATTACGATTAGATCGAGGAAGGACGCCTTATCCACCACGGGAGAACGTCCCCTTTTATATTTTCTTCCGTAGACGTTCCCCCACAGCCTTCGCGATTCCCTGCTCTCGCCTCCAACCCAGATGCAACATACGTGCTCGCCGTCGATGGTGTCAACGACGAGTACTGCAACCCTGACTTTGACTGGTCGCGGCATCTCCCAACTGCTGTCCCACTAGACCGAAGATCCCATGACAAGTCAGTACACATCCTCTTTCACCTCGACTATCCTCATTGACGGTACTCTTTATGTCCACAGAGCCCTCGATCTCCTGTTCAAATTCTTCACTTCTTGGTGCTTCCGCATTGTACCCGCCCTCTTCTTGAGGGATATGTACCGCGCGCTATCCGTGCCCTCTTCACAGCCTCCTCCGAAAACACCACATTACTCTCCCATGCTGCACAACGCTCTGGTGGCTTTGGCCCTGGCGTTTCTCGATGACCATAGATTCCGGGACCTCAAGGCTCGACAGTACTTTGCCAACACTGCGAAGAGTTTTATTGAAGCCGAATGCCAGAAGCCCAACCTCTGCGTTGTTCACGCGTTGTCAATACTGGCCAGCTATCACAGTTCACAGGGCGAGCAGACGCTCGGCTATATGTACTTTGGCATGAGCGCGCGTACTGCACAAGCACGTACGTATTTCCTCATATAGTTGCGTTGATAATCTAGCTGACGGTTTAATGACAGTCGGTCTAAATGTTGACTGTACAGAATGGGTCAAGCTTGGTCTAATAGACGAAGCCGATAGGCTTGATCGTCTTTGGGCAAACTGGACCACCTTCAGCCAAGATGTCTGTTGGTCTCTGTATGTGGGCCGCGATTTCTGCGTCACACCCCCCAGCGAGGCGGAACCGGGCAAAGACATAGCTTTGCCCTTTGTTGACGCCGAATACGACCAGATGCCGTGGGTACATCCACCCTCTGGCGTCGATCCCCAGCCAAACTATCTTACAAAGACCTTCGAGGCAACATGTGAGCTGCTCTTGATATCAAGACGCATCATGGATGTCATGTAAGTGTATTATAAACatattccttttctttcattcaACTCAACTTCCATGTTTGTATAGCAATGGTCTCAACAGGGCTCGCAGCCGTCCTTTTGCGGTTGACGAATTAATTAGCGATATTGAGTTAGtttcatttcaattttctATCTATATTTCTGTCTGACATGCACACCAGTTTGAAGCTCAATACTTGGAGAGGCAGCCTTGCTCCCGAGCTCGAAATCACTGTCAAATCTCGTCCGACGGCCACGCCACATAAGCTCATGCTCCACCTCGCCTATTGGTGGCTCTTCATTCTCCTTCACCGCCCCTTCTTCCACCGCAAATCGCGGCCCATATACAGCACTGACAGAGAAATTGACCATGTCAAGCTTTGTCGCCGTGCAGCAGAGAACATCATGGAACTACTCGCAACATGGCGTTCTTTGTACGGCCTTCGTTATTGTCCCATCACCCTCATACAAACCGTGTTCTCTGCTGGCACTGTCTATTTGCTGACAGCCATACAAGCTGGCTCTGGAGTCCGTGTCGCCCAGAAGGAGCTTCGCCATTCACTGGATCAACAGAAACTAGTAATGCAGTATCTTCAGGAGATTGGGCGGTCGTGGCAGTGCGCGACCAACATAGCCGGCATCTTGAACACCCTAATGCATGACCAACTTAAGCCCCTTTTGGAACGCAAAACGATAGCTATCACATCCTCCGCTGTTGGGAGCCTGACTGTTCCTGAGTACAAcggcgatgatgatgatgatgacccGCCCTCCACGCTATCTCGCTCTTCTTCCAATGGTCACATCCGCAGACACTCATCTATCTCCAAGTCCAGGCCTCGTCGACTGAATCATGGCCGAAATCACTCCGCAAGTCAAGCTCCTCATTCGGATTCTACGCCTCCTCCTTCTGCGTCACCTACTATTACTATTTCCCCGGTTCATCAATCCAATTCTTCTGCGACTGTGAGTTCTCCGATTGCGATACAGACTCCTCCGAAATCGTCCGCGTCTCCGTTTTCTTCCAGCCCTTCCAGCATCCCTGTGCCCGATCCGTGGGGTCTGCGACCCAGCAGTGTGTCTAATGGCAGCCCAAGCCCAGGTTCTAGTCCGGTATTCTCTAACTATTCACCTTCTACATTTGTGCATCGTGCTCCACCTGTTCACAGTTTTTCGCAACAGCAATCTACATTATCTAGCCAACCAAACACGGAGGCCTCATTATTCTATGACAATCAAACCACCAACCCTTCTAACCACTTGTTTCACGGTCAAGGCTCTGTCTTCGCACATACTCAAGATCAAAGCGTCACCGGTGGACAGTCGTCGTCTCGCTCTCACCAATACCCTGGAAAGGAGCTCGCAGGCTTCCTCGGAATGCTGGGTGGACAGACCCTACCGCAAGCGCCTTTCGTGGGTCCGTTTAGTCTAGGCGATGTCACTGACCCCTTTGGCTCcttctcgtcgtcgtcggacTCCACCGCATTCTCGCCGGACCCTGCATCCCTCACATCGTTTGGAATGGAGTTCCTCACCCAGATGAATGCGTCTTCCTCGTTGAATGGCCAATCTACGCTGGATAATGATGCTAGCATGGACGACAGCTCGTCATGGGACTTTTGGGCGCAGACGTTCGAGTCTTGATGTGCCCATTCCCTTGGACTACTACTTTGTACTGCTTATTAACCACGTATGTTTTCGATCATCCGTTCTGCGGCTGATTGTCATGGACTAGACCGCTTGTTACCATTTGTAATGGTAATTGTACTGAATCTTGGGGTTAGTTTGTAAAATCTGTGCTGCGCAATATGATTTTATTGTCCCTTTTTAGCTTGTAGGCTGATCTCTGGCTGGCTATTGACTATAGGACCCAGCCTTCCCGTTGTTTCAACATTTGCACGTTAAATCTACCTACATGTACATGAAACCATATCATCTTCAACTTATCTTCCAAAAAGCCGTTGGTACCACTTCTTGGATTTAGCCTTCTCAGGGGTGGCCACCCCGACCCTTGTTGTTGCATCATCAACCGGACGACGGAGTTTAGTGGATTTCCATCCAGGAAGGAGCTCTACTTGAGAAGTTCCCTCCTCTTGACCATCTTCAATGGGTTCCTGTATATCTGCATTCCCCGATGAACCTAAATTGTTGTCGGCAGTTTCGGTTGACTTGACCAGACTTTGGGGGTTGTTGGGTTCAACAACAGGGGATATCGACTGCTTGGTAGCGTTGGGACGCTGTGGGTTTTCAATAATCAGTGTATACACACTTTGACATTTCTGGTTTAAATAACTTACTGGTTCTGAAGGCAAAGGTGGATTTGCATCTGGTGCAGTGTTTGATGGAACACGGTTTGTCGGTCCTACCAGGGTTAAATTCGATTCAGCTAGGTTTTCTTGATATCGTATACTCTGTTGTTAAATTGAATAAGAACAAATTAGTCAGAAAAAACCACGATAGACGACATTGTTAAATGAAAACTGACAGCTAGGTATTCAGAGCCTGTTTGCGTACTATCAGACATTATACTGTCGTGGTCGGAGCTTGGGTCATACTAGTATCCAATTAATAAGGGTGCCCAACGTTGAACATAAACGCGATTTGCGACTATAAACAACTTGCTCACAGGCTCGGCAATTGGGAACGATATTCCTTTCCACATGGCCAACGAATTGGAAACAGCTGATTGATTGTGCAAGCAAGTCGAGGTCAGCTACTATAACTTGAAACCTGGCACCAGATTTATTTGCTTACTTCTTCGGCGCACCGCAAAACTACGTGGTGATTCCATTGGACCTTGCAAGACCCATGCATTTGAATAGAGCTTAGGAACTGAGACTTGTTGACCTTCAGGGGTGACGATATAAAATTCCTTCAGTTCAGCGGTACGGCTCCGATTTACGATGATATTCAACGGCTTGTTTTTGCAAATGGATACTGGTTCCCAAGGAATGATAGAAGGTATTGTGCGCGTCCCATTACCGAAGCCCTCCGCATTTACAGGGACCTTGGTGTAGAATTGTGGATAAAGTTCTAGGGAAAAGCTACTCAATACCCGGTCCTTCGTCCGACTCCTGCGGTGCAAGACGGTGTATTCGATGATCCTGTGCATCAGAATGTCAAAGTTAGCGGTACATTCTATCATAACTGTTGCACATGTAATGTTAATACACCGAATTGTCGTTTCACAAATTCAGATCACTTGCCAGGCTCAATCTGAGTTCGTTGATCATTGAACTTCTTTGTGGTGTTGTCGAACGAGAATGGAGTTTCTCCCCAGATGAATATATCCAACGTTACGGTGGGTTCATTTTTTAACTTCGATATCTGGACATAATGAGCAGAGAGTATGAATGCGATAAATAATGGACAGGTATGTAAAAACTTCACCTGTTCTTCAAGCACT
It contains:
- a CDS encoding Nitrogen assimilation transcription factor nit-4, which codes for MKAGKSSGTGNPRGRGTYNPACDVCARKKTKCDGIKPVCQPCRQQGRQQECAWTKNPVRKPRTEQHFEALHKRAENLAVRNNEYRKYADYLESLLDECFQDYHSHRTIDFRASRPQETDLPSSSSTNLDHEFDVTVVGDEDNEHDSENGDPAKEICIPPQSLQIEEGRLIHHGRTSPFIFSSVDVPPQPSRFPALASNPDATYVLAVDGVNDEYCNPDFDWSRHLPTAVPLDRRSHDKALDLLFKFFTSWCFRIVPALFLRDMYRALSVPSSQPPPKTPHYSPMLHNALVALALAFLDDHRFRDLKARQYFANTAKSFIEAECQKPNLCVVHALSILASYHSSQGEQTLGYMYFGMSARTAQAQWVKLGLIDEADRLDRLWANWTTFSQDVCWSLYVGRDFCVTPPSEAEPGKDIALPFVDAEYDQMPWVHPPSGVDPQPNYLTKTFEATCELLLISRRIMDVINGLNRARSRPFAVDELISDIDLKLNTWRGSLAPELEITVKSRPTATPHKLMLHLAYWWLFILLHRPFFHRKSRPIYSTDREIDHVKLCRRAAENIMELLATWRSLYGLRYCPITLIQTVFSAGTVYLLTAIQAGSGVRVAQKELRHSLDQQKLVMQYLQEIGRSWQCATNIAGILNTLMHDQLKPLLERKTIAITSSAVGSLTVPEYNGDDDDDDPPSTLSRSSSNGHIRRHSSISKSRPRRLNHGRNHSASQAPHSDSTPPPSASPTITISPVHQSNSSATVSSPIAIQTPPKSSASPFSSSPSSIPVPDPWGLRPSSVSNGSPSPGSSPVFSNYSPSTFVHRAPPVHSFSQQQSTLSSQPNTEASLFYDNQTTNPSNHLFHGQGSVFAHTQDQSVTGGQSSSRSHQYPGKELAGFLGMLGGQTLPQAPFVGPFSLGDVTDPFGSFSSSSDSTAFSPDPASLTSFGMEFLTQMNASSSLNGQSTLDNDASMDDSSSWDFWAQTFES